The DNA region CCTGGGCCGCGAACGCCTCATTCAGCTCGATCACGTCGATGTCCGCCAGCGTCAGGCCCGTCCGGGCGAGGACCTTCGGCACGGCGGCGACCGGCCCGATGCCCATGTACTGCGCCTCGACACCCGCCACGGCGAACCCGAGCAGGCGGGCGACCGGCGTCGCGCCGAGTTCCTGCGCCCTCCGGCTCGAGGTCAGGACGGCGAAGCCCGCGCCGTCGCTGCGCTGGGACGAGGTGCCCGCGGTGACCAGGCCGTCCTCGGCGAACACCGGGACAAGCCCCGCGAGCGCCGCCTTGGTCGTGCTCGGCCGGACGCCCTCGTCGACCGCGAACGTGGTCGTCGCGCCATCCTCGCCGACCGCGGCGACCGGGACGATCTGCGCGGTGAAGGCACCGCGGTCACGGGCGGCGGCGGCGCGCGCGTGCGAGTCGACGGCCATCTGGTCCATCTCGTCGCGGGTGACGCCCCACTTCCGGGCGACCCGCTCGGCGGTCAGACCCATCGAGATGTATGCGTCGGTGTGCTCGCGCAGCCAGGGATCCTGGTACTCCGGGGCGGCGCTCAGGACCGGGCTGCTCATGTGCTCCACGCCACCGGCGACGATGACGTCGGCCATCCCCGCGTCGATGAGGGCCGTGGCGGTGGCGATCGCCTGCAGCCCTGACGAACAGAACCGGTTCACGGTCTGGCCGCTGACGACGTCGGGCAGCCCGGCGCGCAGCACGATGTTCCGCGCCGGGTTCATCCCCATCGTGCTCTCCGGCATGGCGCAGCCGAGAACCAGGTCGTCGATCTCGACCGGGTCGAGCTGTGGCACCCGGGCAAGCACGCCGTTCAGCACCTCGGCGCCGAAGTCCACGGGGTGCGTGCGGGCGAGGCTGCCCTTGCCGGCCTTGCCGATTGCGCTACGTCCGTAGGCCACGACGACCGCGTTCGTCATCTCATCGTCCCTTCGTGTGCGACCCCCGTTCGCTCACGGACGGTCAATGGATGGCTGCTTCTCGACAGTAGGGATGCAGCGCGGGATGGGGGCATTCACGGTTCGCATAAGAGCCCGGCGCCGATGTCAGTGGCCGGACCGCGCGATCTCCTCGGCCGGTGCGCCCTCGGCCGCCGCGCCGACCGGCCGCGTCGGGCGCACGAGCTGCCGGGAGAGCACGACGGTGACCGCCAGCCCCACCGCCGCCGCGCCGATCGCAATGAGGAACGCCTGGCTGTAGTCGCCCGACGCCTCGCCAAGCTGGGCCGCCAGGTGCGGCGCGAAGTACGCCGAGACCGAGTAGGCCGAGAACGCGAGCCCGTAGTTCATGCCCTGGTAGCGCAGGCCGAAGCGCGTCGAGACCAGCGAGGGCATCACACCCATCACGCCGCCGAAGCACACGCCGAGGCCGAACACGCCGGCCATGAACCCCGCCGCGTTGCCGCGCACCACGATCAGCAGCCCGAGGAACGCGGCGACGAAGGCGAAGATCAGGACCAGCGTGCGCGCAGTACCCAGCGTGTCCGAGACGCTGCCGAGGACGAAGCCGCCGGTCATCTTCCCCGCGGCGTACGCGCTCACCGCGAACGCCGCGGTGGTCGCGGTCATGCCGTACATCGCCACCCCGATCGGCGAGGCGTTGGCGGCGATCATCAGCCCGGAGAACGCGCCGCACACGAAGACCACGAAGATCGCCCAGAACGCGCCAGTGAGCATCATCCGCTGGGGCGGGACCGCCGTTCCCCCGCCCGACGGGCCGGCCGCCGCCTGCCTGGTCTGCGGGACACCCGCCGGCCAGAAGCCGGTCGGTGCCACCCGGATCACCACGAACGTGAGGCCCGCCACCACGACGAAGACCCCGCCGAGCACGACCATCGCGTGCCCGACGCCCGCGCCGGAGATGAGCGCACGGGCCATCGGTGCGACCACGATCGCGCCGGCGCCCTGCGAGCCCACGCTCAGACCGGCGGCCAGTCCGCGCTTGTCGGGGAAGAACCGGATCGCGTTCGCGAGCAGCGCGGAATAGGCCAGCCCCTGGCCAAGCCCGGCGACCACGCCGTAGCCGACGATCAGCTGGACCAGGCTCGTCGACGCCCCGGACAGCATCCAGCCGACGCCGAGCATCACGCCGCCCACCAGCGCGGTCCACCGCGCCCAGCCCTTGTCGACCAGCCAGCCGCCGAGCACCATCGGGATCGGCGAGATCCCGGCGTTGACCGAGTAGGCCAGGAGCACCCCGTCGAGGCCGAAGCCCTTCTCCTGCACGAGCGGGTTCCGCAGCACGGAGAACGTGTACAGGGCGCCGAGCGCGAACATCAGGACGCACGACGCGACCAGGACGGCTTTGCGGTTCACGGGCCGAACCAGGGCGGGTGCCGCTCCGGACATGACTGATCCCCTCGGTGAGTCCTTCGCGACAGCCCACTCGGGCCGCCAGTCACTTCGCCTGCGCGGCCGCCACGATCGGGCCGAGACCGTCCCAGGTCTCCTGGAAGATCTCCGGCGGCATGACCCCGAGCCTGTCCGCGACGATCGGCGCGAACTCCATCTGGGCGAGCACATCCAGTTCCAGGTCGACGCCCGGGGCGAGCTCGGTGAGAACCAGGCCCCGCGCCGACAGGCGGAACACGGCCCGCTCCGTGACGTAGCGGACCTCCTGACCGTTGCGCAGGGCTTGCTCGGCGTTGAAGGTGATCTGCTCGATGGACCGGACGAACTTCTTCCGGTTGCCCTCCTCGCCCACCTCCAGGCGGCCGTCCCCGATCCGGACCTTCGCGCCGTCGCCGGCGTCTAGCCCCCCGGTGAAGGTCATGGCGAACACGATCCGCTTGGCGCCCTGGGCGACGTTGATGAAGCCACCGACGCCGATGCCACCGCCATCACGCATGCTCGCGTTCACGTCCCCGTTCGGCGCGACCTGCAGACAGCCCAGGACGGCCAGGTCCAAGCCTCCGGAGTCGTAGAAGTCGAACTGGTCGGCCATCTCCAGCGTTGCCTCCGGGTTCCAGGCACAGCCGAAGTCGTGACCACCGGCAGGCAGTCCTCCGACGGCTCCCGCCTCGGTCGTCAAGGTGAACGCGTCGCCGACGCCTTCCTCGGCGGCCACCGACGAGACGGCCTCGGGGATCCCCACGCCGAGGTTGACGACCATGCCCGGCGCCAGCTCCATGGTCGCCCGACGGGCGATGACCTTGCGCATGCTGAGCTTCTCGACGGGCATCGCGTCGAGCGGCACCCTGGCCTCGCCGCTGAACACCGGGTTGTACGGCGTCTGGGCGGTCTGCCAGTGGTACTCGGGCCTGGCGACGTAGACGTGGTCGATCAGGATGCCCGGGACCCTCACCGCCTTCGGGTGCAGCGTCCCGCTCTTGACGATCCGCTCGACCTGGCAGATCACGATGCCGCCGCACGCCCGCGCGGCCTGAGCGGCCGCGAGCTGCCCGAGCTGGTACCCCTCGTGGCTGAGCGTGACGTTCCCCCGCTCGTCCGCCTCGGTGCCGCGGATCAACGCCACGTCGAGGCGCGGCAGCCGGTACAGGAGCCACTCCTCGCCGAGCAGGGTGACGACCTCGACGAGGTCTTCGCAGTCCCGCGTGCGCGAGTTCATCTTGCCGCCGCCCAGGCGGGGGTCGACCATCGTGCCGAGCCCGACCTTGGTGATCACTCCTGGCTTGCGAGCTGCGATGTACCGGCACATGGTCGCCATGACGCCCTGCGGCAGGTTGTAGACCTCCGCCCTGTCGTCCCGGCACAGCTCGACCAGGGCCGGTCCGCAGCCCATGATGTGGCCGCCGACCGCCCGCTTCATCAGGCCCTCGCGGGCGACGTAGGCCAGGCCACGGTCCTTCCGGTTGCCGACCCCCGACTGGAAGTAGAACGTCAGGTCGCGGGGTGCGCCGGTGGCCAGGAAGCTCTTCTCGAGCTCGACCATCGCCTCCTCGGCGAACCCGCCCAGGGTGATGCCCGTGAGCATGACGGTGGCGCCGTCCGGGATGAGCCCGGGCACGTCGCCGGCCGCGATGACGCTGATCATGGTCTGCCCTCCGCGGCGCGGCATGCGTCACCGCACACCGTGCCGCCCGTAGTCGTGCCGGTCCGTCGGATCGGTACCGTCGGATCAGTACTGGTAGAAGCCGGCCCCGGACTTGCGGCCGTTCAGACCCGCCCGCGCCATCCGCCGCAGCACAGGCTGCGGCGCGTAGCGGTCGCTGCCGAGCTCCGCCTGGAAGTAGTCGAGCACCGTCACGGTCAGATCCGCACCACCCATGTCGATGAGCTCGAACGGCCCCATCGGATGATTGAGGCCCAGCTTCACGGCCGTGTCGATGTCCTCGATGCTCGCCACACCCTCGGACAGCAGCCGCGCCGCCTCGTTGAGGAACGGGACGAGCAGCCGGTTCACGATGAACCCCGGGGAGTCCTTGGCCACGTGGACCACCGTCTTGCCCAGTCGCTCGACGAGCTCGTCGGCGACGGCCACCGTCGCATCGGAGGTGCTCACCCCGCGGATGACCTCCACCAGCCGCATCACGGGCACCGGGTTGAAGAAGTGGATACCGCAGAACCGGTCGGGCCGTCCTGAGGCGGCACCGAGCTCGGTCACTGACATCGAGGACGTGTTGGTGGCCAGGACGGTGTCCTCCGGGCACACCGAGGCGACCTCTGTGAACACCGACTTCTTCAGCTCGAGGTCCTCGATGACCGCCTCGATGACCACCTGGGCAGCGCTGAGGGCGCCCAGGTCGGTCGACGTGGTGATCCGGGCAAGCGCGGCTTGCTTGTCGTCAGCGGTCAGCTTCTCCTTGACGACGGCCCTCTCCAGGTGGGCGTCGATCCGCCGCACCGCCGATTCGACGAGGCGCTGCTCGATGTCGCACAGCACCACGTCGAGCCCGGACTGCGCGGCGACCTGCGCGATGCCCGAGCCCATCGTCCCCGCGCCGACGATGCCGATGGCCGAGATGGTCACTTCTGCACCTCGGTCGCGGACGTGGCCGACTCGACCGGGGCCGACGCTTCCTCGGCGGCCTTGCGCGCCTTGAACTTCGCCAGGACGCGCCGCGGGGTGACCGTCTTGCGCTCGTAGATCGGGATCTCGGGCTGGATGCCGGCGAGGTACTTGGCGATGCCCTTGAGCTCCTCGACGTCGTACCCGCCCATCATCGCGATGGTCTCCATCTGGGGCGACCCGCCGCCGTGCAGGCCGGCCACGATCATGGCGCCACCGAACTCGCTGACCAGGGTGTCCTCGATCATCCGGAAGCAGCGGTGCACGGCCTCCGCCGAGACCGCGGGGTTGCGCATGATGTACTTGTTCATCAGCTCGCCGGTCGCCTCGGTGTAGTACGACTCCTCGAGCGGGAGCGTGGCGATCAAGCCGCCGGCCAGGTCCGCGAGGATCTTCGCCTCGTTGTAGATCTCCTCGCCGGCCAGCTTGCGCCCGGCGTTGGTGAGGATCTCGTCCGGGATCATCGTGCCGGACGGCGACTTCTCGGCCCGAGAGACGCTCGCGACCCCCGCGGCGTACACGAGCTCGGCGATGCCCAGGATGTGGGCGATCTTCTCCTGCGCGTGGCTGGTCTTCTCGATGTTGTTGTACTCGGCGACCAGCGCGGCCTGGCTGGCGAACACCTCCGAGGTCGCCGGCTTGCAGCCGGTGTAGGAGTGCCGGTGGAAGTGGGCGAACATGATGGCCAGGAAGCCGGCGTACGGGGTGCACTCGGGGTTGCCGAGACCGTCCATGAAGACCCGCTCCCGCGGGACGAACACGTCGTCGAAGATCGTCAGCGACTCCATGTCGCCCACGTGCGCGATGGGCGCGTCGATGTAGGCCCGCTTGTGCCGCTGGCCGGGCAGAGCCACGATCTTGATCCCGGGCCAGTCGGCCGGCAGAGCGAACGAGACCGCGTACGCGTTGTCCTTCGGCCCCATGAAGCGGGTCGGCGTCACGATGATCTCGTCGACGTACGGCGCGGCGGAGTTGCACGACTTCGCGCCCCGGACCACGATCCCGTCCTCGCGGGACTCGACGATCCGCAGGTACATGTCCGGGTCGACCTGCTCGTGCGGCCGCTTCGACCGGTCGCCCTTGACGTCCGTCTGCGCGCAGTTGGCGACGATGTCGTTCTGTTGCGACCACCCCAGGTACTTCAGGAACCGCTTGTTGTAGTCGGTACCGAGGTCCTCGTCCATCTCGTAGGTGACCACCGACAGCGCGTTCATCGCGTCGGTACCCATGCAGCGCTGGATGCAGCCGCCCACCCGGTGGCACAGCAGCCGGGTCATCTTCTGCTTGGCCAGCAGGTCCTCGGCGGTCTGGTGGATGTGCGTGAACCGGTTGATCTCCTCACCGGTGAGGTGCGACTTGGCGACGCACACGTCGGTGTAGCGCTCGTCGTGCGCGCAGTCGAAGGTCTGCCGCATGACGTACATGCCGCTCTCGAGGCGCGGGTCCTCTCGGCCGATCAGCTCGGCACCGACGTAGATGTTCGGCGTCATGCTGTACAGCCGGTCCCGGTACTGCTCGTAGGTCCCGATTCCCATGTCGTTCACTCCTCTGTTCGCGACCGGGATCACACCGGCTCCGCAAGGGCTGCGTTGTCCTGCTCCGCCCGGACCCGGCACAGGTCGGGCCATCGCTCCCGGCGACCGTACGGACGGCCTGCGAGCATCGGGAAAGTCCGAACACGCATCAATGGGTGCCGGCCCTCCCGCCGGCCACGCCTCCACCGGGCCGATGCAGACGCAGGAGCGGGTGGGCCGCCGACCGGACGACCCACCCGCGCTGCTCCGAGTCGGGAAGGGGGTGGCTCAGAACGTCCTGGCGATCTTCGCGCCGGCGGCGATCGCGTCCACGATCAGCTTCGGCTCGGCGGCGTCACCGATCGTGTAGACCTCGGGCGCCTTGCCGGCCAGCACCTTCTGCACGGCGGTGTTCGGCTTGAGCGGCAGCGCGGTGATCACGGTGTCCGCGGCGATCGTCTCGCGCCGGCCGTCCTTGTGCTTGACCACCAGGCCGTCGTTGACCACCGAGTCGCACTCGACCTCGGTCACGAACCGCACGCCGTGGTCCTTCAGCCACCACAGCAGGTACGGCTTCATGAACACCTCGAGCATGCCCCCGCCGACCTCCTCCTCCGTGAGGGAGTCCACGATGGTGATCTGCTTGCCCTGCTCGAGCAGGAACTCGGCGGTCTGGCAGCCGTGCAGCCGTGCTCCGATGATCACGACGTGCTTGCCGATCACCACGTTCTTCGCGACCGGCAGCGAGGACAGGGTGCGCAGCGTCTTCGCGTCGGTGAACCGCAGGAGCGACTTCACCTGGTGGTGCAGCTTCTCCGCGGTCAGCACGTTGCGCCCGCCGATCCCGGGGATGTCCGGCACGTCGTGCACGCCACCGGCGGCGACCACGATCACGTCGGGCTTGAGCTGGTCGGCGGTCTGACCGGTCACCGTGGTGCCGGTGTGCACGTGCACGCCCGCCTTCTTCACCTGGGTCGCGAGGTACGCCGCGGTCCCGAGCAGGTCCTCACGCGTGCCCTTGACCATCGCGGCCACCGGCAGCGAGCCGCCGAGCTTCGGCTGCGTGTCGTACAGGTGCACCTCGTGGCCGCGCAGCGCGGCGACCCGGGCCGCCTCCAGGCCCGCAGGGCCTGCACCGACCACCATGACCTTCTTGCTGACGGGCGCCGGTGTGATCGCGTACTCGCGTTCCTTGCCGAGGGCGGCGTTCACCCGGCAGGTCACTCCCTGGAAGTGCTCGCACGCGTCGAAACAGGTCATGCAGGAGTTGCAGACGTTGATGTCCTCCGGCCGGCCCTCGAAGACCTTCCGCGGCAGCTCGGGGTCGGCGAACAGCCGCCGGTTCATGCTGATGATGTCGATCTTGCCCTCGGCGATCGCCCTCTCGCCGATGTTCTGGTCGAGCTTGCCGACCGTGATCACCGGGACGTCGACCACTGCCTTGATCGCTGCGGCCATCGGGATGTTCGCGCCCGGGCCTTTGCCCCTCGCGTCCACGTACGGGTTCACAGGGCCCTCGTGGCCCGGGTAGAAGTACACGTCGGGGAAGTGCAGGCTCTGCCGGCGGTCCACCGCGTCGACCCAGGTGTAGTACTCACCGCGGACCTCGAGCGCGTCGGCGCCCGCCTCGACGAAGGCCTGGGCGAACCGCTTGCTCTCTTCGATCGTGATGCCGTCGACCAGGTCGATCTCGAGCCCGTTGAACAGCGCGATGACCGGCCAGTCCTTGCCGTTGCGCCGCTTGATCTCTTTGATCACCGACACGAACGGACGCGTCCGGTTCTCGAGGGTCTGGGTTCCGTACTCGTCCTCGCGCTTGTTCCACGCGCGGGACAGGAAGTTGTTGAGGAAGTGGTTGCACGCGCCGTTGACCTCGGTGCCGTCCAGACCGGCCCGCTTCATCCGCTCCGCGCCCGAGGCGAACATGTCGATGACGTCCTCGATCTCGGCGACGGTCGCCTCACGCGGGACCGAGAAGCCCGGGCGCGGCGACTGCTCGCGCGGGATGGACGAGGCCGAGATGCCGGAGGGCGCGGTGACGAACAGCGGCGTCATCGGGCCTAGGTGGAAGATCTGGTGAAACGCGAGCGCGCCGTGCTTCTGCACCACGCCTGCCCATTTCTCCCAGCCGGGGATGTAGTCGTCGGTGAGGAGCTTGAACCCGGGCATCGGCACGCTGAGATCCCTGGTCAGCGGACCGGTGGCGGAGGAGATGAGCCCGGCACCGCCCTTGGCCAGCGCCTCGAAGTAGTCCAGGTACCGGTCGTTCATGAAGCTGCCGGTGGCCGGGTCGTCCCAGAAGAACCCCGTGCCGTTCTTCATGATCCGGTTCTTGGTGGTCACCGCACCGATGTCGATCGGCTGGGCCAGGTGGGTGTAGGTGCTGGTGCTCATCGGTTCCTCGACTCGTCACGGGCGGTTGCCTGGCCGGGTGACGACGCCGTCTCCGCCGCGCACCCGTACGCAGCACCGCCGACGGTACGACCGGTCGTCGTCATAGGGAGTTGCCGGATTCGCATAGATGCCCCGCCGCCCGACCGCCCCCCGGCCCTCGCGGAGGGCGGGCGGACGCTCAGGGTCGAACGGCCCAGCGCACCGGCTCGGTGGTCGCCGCGAGCTCCGCGGTCGCCCCCGCGGAGTCCTCGAGGGAGACGACCCGCTCGAGCATGCCGTCGGTGTGCAGCAGGCCCCGCTCCATGAACCGGAACACGGCGCGGATCTCGTCGTCGGTGGAGGCCCCGACCACGGCGACGTTCATCCCGGCCCGGAACCCGGACCGCCGGATGCTGTGCCAGGCCGTGGCGTAGATGTCGTACCGAACGGCCTGCTCGTCGTTGACCTCCGTGGTCGGTCAGAGCATCGAGGGGAGCGGGGCGACGACCGCGAGGTCCGCCTCGGTGGCGGCGCGGACCTGGTCGACGGTGAACACCGGGTTGATCTCGGTCAGCACGAGCCCGCCGTCGGTGACCTCGATGACCCCCATCTCGGTGACGATGAGGTCGACGCACGCCACGGCGGTGAGCGGCAGCGTGCACCGGCGCAGGATCTTGGGGGCGCCCTTCTGCGTGTGCTCCATCGCGACGATCACCCGCTTGGCGCCGACCACCAGGTCCATCGCGCCGCCCATGCCGGGCACCATCTTCCCGGGGATGATCCAGTTGGCGAGGTTGCCCGCGGCGTCCACCTGGAGCGCGCCGAGCACGGTGGCTTCCATGTGGCCGCCACGGATCAGCCCGAACGAGGTCGCCGAGTCGATGAACGCGCCGCCGACCAGGCACGACGCCGGCCGCCCACCCGCATTGACCACATACGGCGAATCGCCCCCCGGCTCGCACCCGCCGGCCCGCACGATGCCGTTCTCCGACCCCAGGACGACCTGAACACCGGGTAGCAGGTAGTCCGGCACCTCGGTCGGAAGGCCTATCCCGAGGTTGACGAAGTCGCCGTCCTTGAGCTCGCGTGCGACCCTGCGTGCGATGGTCTCGCGGACCTGGGCCTTGTCCAGCACGCGCAGCCCTGTGGTGTCGGTCGTGGCGGTCATGCCAGCTCGCCTCCTTCGACGATGAGGTCGACCAGGACCCCGGGGGTGACCACGTCCTCGGGTGGGATGGCACCCACCTCGACCAGGTGGTCCGCCTCAGCGATCACCAGGTCGGCGGCGGTCGCCATCACGGGGTTGAAGTTCCGGGTGGTGCCCCGATACCAGACGTTGCCGAACAGGTCGATCCGGTAGCCCGTGATCAGGGCGACGTCGGCGTGCAGCGGCTTCTCCAGCAGGAACTGCCGGCCGTCGACCTCGACCACCTGCTTGCCCTCGGCGATCGGGGTGCCGAGGCCGGTCGGGGTCAGCACGCCGCCCAGCCCTGCGCCACCGGCGCGGATCCGCTCGGCCAGGGTGCCCTGAGGCACGAGCTCGACCTCGAGCTCGCCCGCGTTCATCTGCTCGGCCACCGCCGGGTTGAGCCCGACGTGCGAGGCGATCAGCCTGCGCAGCCGCCGCTGCTCGACCAGCTGGGCCACCCCGTAGCCCGGCCGCGAGGCGTCCGTGCAGATCAGGGTCAGGTCCTTGACGCCGGCCTCGAGCAGCCCGGCGACCAGTCGGTGCGGGTTGCCGCAGCCCATGAACCCGCCGGACATCACGGTCATCCCGTCGGTGACGTGGCTGATGGCCTCGGCAAGGCTGACCACCTTGATCCCGGTCCCGGTCAACGTGCTCATCTCGACCTCCCTCACGCCTCGAGCAGCAGGGCGTCGCCCTGGCCGGTCCCGCCGCACAGCGCCGCCGCAGCCCGGCCGCCGCCGCGGCGGTGCAGCTCGTGCGCGAGGTGCCCGACGAGTCGCGCGCCGGACTGGCCGATCGGGTGCCCCAGCGCGACCGCGCCGCCGTGCACGTTGACCTTCTCCAGCGGCACGCCGAGCTGGTGCACTGCGTGCACCGCGACCGCGGCGAACGCCTCGTTGATCTCCAGCAGGTCCAGGTCCGCCACGGTCCACCCCTGCGCGTCGAGCGCGGCGAGGATCGCGTTGCCCGGCTGCGGGGCCAGCGCCGGGGACGGCCCGGCCACCTGCGCGTGGGCGCGCAGAGTGGCGAGCACCGTCCAGCCCTCCGCCTCGGCCCTGGCCCGGAGGGTGAGCACCAGCGCAGCGCCGCCGTCGTTGATGGTCGAGGAGTTGCCCGCGGTGATCGACCCGTCCGGCCGGAAGGCCGGCTTCAGCGCGGCCAGGGTCTCCACGGTCGTCTCCGGCCGGATGCCCTCGTCGCGGTCCACCACGGTCTCGCCCTTGCGCTGCTTGACCACCACCGGCACCACCTCGGCGTCGAACGCGCCATCGGCCCAGGCCTTCGCGGCCAGCCGGTGGGAGCGCGCCGCGACCTCGTCCTGCTCGGCGCGACTCGCGGGGTAGTCGGCGGTGCGGGTGTCGGTGTCCAGGCCCATCGCCTCGTGCGACCAGGCGTCGGACAGCCCGTCGGTGGCCATCGAGTCGACCAGGGTGACGTTGCCGAACCCGTAGCCGAACCGAGAGCCCACCAGCAGGTGCGGGGAGTTCGTCATGGACTCCATGCCCCCGGCGACCACGACCTGCGCCTCGCCGAGCCGGATCATCCGGGCGGCGTCGATCACCGCGGTCAGCCCGGACAGGCACACCCTGTTCACGGTGGTGGCCGGCACGTCCCAGCCGAGGCCGGCGGCCACGGCCGCCTGCCGAGCGGTGCATTGACCCAGACCAGCCTGCAGCACGTGACCCATCACCACGTGCTGCACGGCCTCGGCGGGCACTCCGGACCGTGCGAGTGCCGCACGGATCGCAGTCGCTCCGAGCTCGACCGCGGGCACGGTCGCGAGCCCACCTCTGAGCCTGCCGTTCGGGGTGCGGGCGGCACCCACCACGACGACGTCGTGTGCTTGGGTGGTCATCAGTGCTCCTCGGTCTGGGAGGGGTCGGCTGCGCCGACCGGGACGGGGTTCGGTGCGGGCGCGGGCGCGCCGAGCAAGCTGCACAGCAGCAGGGAGTGGAGCTTCTCGGCTCTGCCAGCGCTGCGCGAGGTCAGTGCGACGGGCACCCGGGTGCCCACCAGGCAGCCGGCCAGGATGTTGTCCGGGTCGGCATTCCAGATCTTGCTCATCACGTTGCCGGTGATCATCTGCGGGACCAGCAGCATGTCGACGTCGCCCGCGTACGGGTTGTCGTAGCCCTTGATCGCCGCGGACTCGCGGCTGGTGGCCAGGTCGTAGGAGATCGGTCCGACCACCACGCAGTCGCCGAGCTCACCCCGCTCGGACATGGCAGCGAGCTCGGCTGCCTCGACGCACTCGGGCATCTTCGGGTTGACCACCTCGACCGACGCGAGCGCCGCGACCACCGGGCGGTCGATGCCGAGGTGCGCGAGCGCCTCGGTGCAGACCCGCACGATCTTGGCCTTGTCCTCCAGGGTCGGGTACGGCACCACTGCCGAGTCGCTCATCGCGAGCAGCTTGTGGTAGCCGCGGATCTGCATGAGGCCGAAGTGCGTGACGAACCCGCTGTCGTTCAGCCCGGTCTCCTTGTCGAGGATCGGGCGCAACAGCTCCCGAGTGTCGATCCCGCCCTTGAGGATGAAGTCGACGGCGCCGGCACGGACCAGGCGGACTGCGATCGCCGCAGGGCTCTCGTCGGGGGGGCAGTCCACGATCACCGCGCACCCACGGTCCAGCCGCATCCGGGACACCATCGCCTCGACCTCGTGCGCCGCCCCGATCAGGACCGGGCGCACGAAGCCGAGCTCAGCCGCCTCGAACACGGCCTCGAGGGCGTGCTCGTCGGCGGCACCGGCCACGGCGCACCGGGCCACCAGCCCGGAGCGCCGCGCCCGATCGATCAGCTCGGCGAAGCTCGCGTACCTCATGACCCGCTCTTCCACAGGTGCTTGACGTTGTCGCTGAGCAGGCCGTCGACGTCGTTCTGGGTCAGCCCACGCTCGAGCAGCCCCGGAATGATGTACTCCCCGATCCGATGGATCCCCCAGTTCTCGGTGCCTGGCAGCTCGTGGAACCCGCTGGAGTCGCGGCCCTTCCAGTGGTTGACCGAGTCGTGTGCCAGGAAGACCCGGTCGCCGAAGCCCCGGTCCATGAGGTTGACGACCATGTCCATCCGGTCGTCGTCCGTGACGTCGTTGAACATGTGCGTCCCGCCGATCCGGTCGAACGCCACACCCACCCCCTGGCGCAGCACCTCGAGCTGGTAGTCGATGTTGTGCGCGCGCTCGCACATGTGGCCGATGACCACCTTCGACGGCTCGGCGCCGGAGTCGATCAGCAGGCGCGCCTGCTGCGGACCCATGGTGCCGTGCGAGGTGTGCGTGAGGATCGGCACGCCGGTGAGCTGCTGCGCGGCGGCAGCCGCCTGGATCGTGGCCTTCTCGTAGTCG from Cellulomonas sp. KRMCY2 includes:
- a CDS encoding thiolase family protein, whose protein sequence is MTNAVVVAYGRSAIGKAGKGSLARTHPVDFGAEVLNGVLARVPQLDPVEIDDLVLGCAMPESTMGMNPARNIVLRAGLPDVVSGQTVNRFCSSGLQAIATATALIDAGMADVIVAGGVEHMSSPVLSAAPEYQDPWLREHTDAYISMGLTAERVARKWGVTRDEMDQMAVDSHARAAAARDRGAFTAQIVPVAAVGEDGATTTFAVDEGVRPSTTKAALAGLVPVFAEDGLVTAGTSSQRSDGAGFAVLTSSRRAQELGATPVARLLGFAVAGVEAQYMGIGPVAAVPKVLARTGLTLADIDVIELNEAFAAQAIAVMRELGMDWGSVNVNGGALAMGHPLGATGAILVAKALAELEVTGGRLALVTMCIGGGMGAAGVIERL
- a CDS encoding OFA family MFS transporter; amino-acid sequence: MNRKAVLVASCVLMFALGALYTFSVLRNPLVQEKGFGLDGVLLAYSVNAGISPIPMVLGGWLVDKGWARWTALVGGVMLGVGWMLSGASTSLVQLIVGYGVVAGLGQGLAYSALLANAIRFFPDKRGLAAGLSVGSQGAGAIVVAPMARALISGAGVGHAMVVLGGVFVVVAGLTFVVIRVAPTGFWPAGVPQTRQAAAGPSGGGTAVPPQRMMLTGAFWAIFVVFVCGAFSGLMIAANASPIGVAMYGMTATTAAFAVSAYAAGKMTGGFVLGSVSDTLGTARTLVLIFAFVAAFLGLLIVVRGNAAGFMAGVFGLGVCFGGVMGVMPSLVSTRFGLRYQGMNYGLAFSAYSVSAYFAPHLAAQLGEASGDYSQAFLIAIGAAAVGLAVTVVLSRQLVRPTRPVGAAAEGAPAEEIARSGH
- a CDS encoding acyl CoA:acetate/3-ketoacid CoA transferase; the encoded protein is MISVIAAGDVPGLIPDGATVMLTGITLGGFAEEAMVELEKSFLATGAPRDLTFYFQSGVGNRKDRGLAYVAREGLMKRAVGGHIMGCGPALVELCRDDRAEVYNLPQGVMATMCRYIAARKPGVITKVGLGTMVDPRLGGGKMNSRTRDCEDLVEVVTLLGEEWLLYRLPRLDVALIRGTEADERGNVTLSHEGYQLGQLAAAQAARACGGIVICQVERIVKSGTLHPKAVRVPGILIDHVYVARPEYHWQTAQTPYNPVFSGEARVPLDAMPVEKLSMRKVIARRATMELAPGMVVNLGVGIPEAVSSVAAEEGVGDAFTLTTEAGAVGGLPAGGHDFGCAWNPEATLEMADQFDFYDSGGLDLAVLGCLQVAPNGDVNASMRDGGGIGVGGFINVAQGAKRIVFAMTFTGGLDAGDGAKVRIGDGRLEVGEEGNRKKFVRSIEQITFNAEQALRNGQEVRYVTERAVFRLSARGLVLTELAPGVDLELDVLAQMEFAPIVADRLGVMPPEIFQETWDGLGPIVAAAQAK
- a CDS encoding 3-hydroxyacyl-CoA dehydrogenase family protein, encoding MTISAIGIVGAGTMGSGIAQVAAQSGLDVVLCDIEQRLVESAVRRIDAHLERAVVKEKLTADDKQAALARITTSTDLGALSAAQVVIEAVIEDLELKKSVFTEVASVCPEDTVLATNTSSMSVTELGAASGRPDRFCGIHFFNPVPVMRLVEVIRGVSTSDATVAVADELVERLGKTVVHVAKDSPGFIVNRLLVPFLNEAARLLSEGVASIEDIDTAVKLGLNHPMGPFELIDMGGADLTVTVLDYFQAELGSDRYAPQPVLRRMARAGLNGRKSGAGFYQY
- a CDS encoding 4-hydroxyphenylacetate 3-hydroxylase family protein — encoded protein: MGIGTYEQYRDRLYSMTPNIYVGAELIGREDPRLESGMYVMRQTFDCAHDERYTDVCVAKSHLTGEEINRFTHIHQTAEDLLAKQKMTRLLCHRVGGCIQRCMGTDAMNALSVVTYEMDEDLGTDYNKRFLKYLGWSQQNDIVANCAQTDVKGDRSKRPHEQVDPDMYLRIVESREDGIVVRGAKSCNSAAPYVDEIIVTPTRFMGPKDNAYAVSFALPADWPGIKIVALPGQRHKRAYIDAPIAHVGDMESLTIFDDVFVPRERVFMDGLGNPECTPYAGFLAIMFAHFHRHSYTGCKPATSEVFASQAALVAEYNNIEKTSHAQEKIAHILGIAELVYAAGVASVSRAEKSPSGTMIPDEILTNAGRKLAGEEIYNEAKILADLAGGLIATLPLEESYYTEATGELMNKYIMRNPAVSAEAVHRCFRMIEDTLVSEFGGAMIVAGLHGGGSPQMETIAMMGGYDVEELKGIAKYLAGIQPEIPIYERKTVTPRRVLAKFKARKAAEEASAPVESATSATEVQK